One uncultured Carboxylicivirga sp. genomic window, TACTGTAATAAGCAGGACTAAATTACAGATATATGATATTCAAGGAGATTTTTTTAAGGTACGCATTTTTATCCATGCTTCAGCAAAGATGTTGTCGGCCATGGTTTCCTGCAAAAGCGTTCGGCATAAACCCGCCTAAATCAATCAAACACATTTTATTTGCCAACGCACTAGCCCGACAGCAAAAAGCTTGTTATTATTTCGTACCTCATAATACAAGCCCTTTGCTTTGTCCGCTCAAAATTTATTTGAATTGATTTCTCTTGCTCACACAAGGGCTATTTATTCCGTTTCCTTTTGCGAAACCATGACCTTATTTGAAGGGTGGCTTACGCATGTAAAAAAGCAGTAATGTATGTATATGAAGTTAGAAGATGGAATAGAATCAATATGATTTTGTTAGCTAATTGTCGCTGCAAAGTTACCTCTTAAAAACAAATGCAAGATGTGTTTTTCAGTACCTGAAAACAAAATTCTTGCTCTCCGAGAGATGATGAAATTTATGGGTAGTTAATGAATATTATGAGACCAAAAATAGATGATGATAAGAAACGAAATGTGCAGTTAAAGGTGTATCTGACATTAGCTGAACGACAAAAATTGCAGGAAATGTTCTCAAAGGAAAGAATTAGTTGTTTAAGTGATTTTATCAGGGAAAAAATATTTCGAAAACATCTGAGCAAGTAGATTGAAGTAAGTAATTTTACACATTTTTCATGACGCTTAACTATGATTTTTAAAGTTAGGAAATAGTGATAAACAGATAGTAAATAATATTCAGGTTTAAAATGAGGCGTTTCGAAAAAGGGATTTTATAGGCATGGATGATTATTCCAATAAATTACAAATAATACAGTGTAATGTATTAATAATTAAATAGATAAGTTATTTATTAAAAATTTACATACCATCTAATATGTAGAATATTAGATGTATCTCACATATCTATGCAAATAATCTGAAGTTGTGAAAATTAGGCTATATAAAATGTTTGAGGTTTAAGAATTAGGTAATTGATGTATATCATAAATGTTTAAAAGACATTAATGTGATGAAAACTTATTTTTATAGAATAAAAAAACATCATTTAAAATTTATATGGAAAATCGGTAGAGATCTTAACATAGGTCATAATATTTATAACGAAAAACCTAAGCTAATATGGATACCAATGGAAATTGGAGTCATCTTCTTAAAGTATGAAACGGTGTTTTCATTGTTGGTATATTCGCTAATTGCCATGCTGTTATATGAAAAGCTTGTTGGATTATTTTCATTATAAACTATTATTCTCTTAAAATCGTCTTCTTTTAGGATGTTATTGATTCCATAATCAACAAATCCACCCAGATATAAATTAATAGCGTTAGATAAGTTCCACTTCATACCACATTCGTAATGTAGTATAAAAGCAGTATTTGTGCTAAGCTCGCCACTTGATGTATTGCCGTCAAACTCTCCAAATCCTCTAAAATTAATATCTGTATATTCAACATCTGTTTCAGGATAGTATCCCGAAGTTATAATATTACTATAGGTCGCTTTATAGTTGGATTGTAGAGGAATGCCAATTATTAATCCAAAATTGGTATAAAATCTGGCCATCCGTTCTGGGCTATATTGCAGAAGTAATGGTAGGTTTAAATATAGACCCGAGTGGTTTTCTTCAAGTAAATTAATTGTTAACCTCCATTCAAAGTTATTCTGATAATTATCATTGGTCATGTAGTTGTCTTTCAATTCATCAATTCTGATTAGTGATTGATACTTTGTCAATTCAATGCCTGACTTAAGTGCCAGTGCAGGTATTATTTTATAGTTGTAACCCAAACCAATTGAAGTATTTAATTTGGAAGACGTCTCTGCTGAATGATTAAGATTTATTCTGTAAGTTGAATAGCCAGGTCCCAGATGAAAGTTGATCTCATCCTTATTCTGAGACTTAATATACGTTGCTATGGCCAATGTAAATGCCAGTAGTAATATTCTTATCATGTTCTTTTATTTATATTGGAGGGGTAGGTAATTTTGTTTTATTCGACAATAAGTTTCGTTGAATGAACCCCATCTTTTGAT contains:
- a CDS encoding outer membrane beta-barrel protein; translation: MIRILLLAFTLAIATYIKSQNKDEINFHLGPGYSTYRINLNHSAETSSKLNTSIGLGYNYKIIPALALKSGIELTKYQSLIRIDELKDNYMTNDNYQNNFEWRLTINLLEENHSGLYLNLPLLLQYSPERMARFYTNFGLIIGIPLQSNYKATYSNIITSGYYPETDVEYTDINFRGFGEFDGNTSSGELSTNTAFILHYECGMKWNLSNAINLYLGGFVDYGINNILKEDDFKRIIVYNENNPTSFSYNSMAISEYTNNENTVSYFKKMTPISIGIHISLGFSL